A genome region from Bacillaceae bacterium IKA-2 includes the following:
- a CDS encoding calcium/sodium antiporter has translation MNYILMLVGFGLLIKGADLFVTGSSNIATLLRVPPILIGLTIVAFGTSSPEATVSIIAALEGSSDVALGNVIGSNIFNITLVIGLTAFINPLKVESETIRKEIPFALLASVVLLVLVSDVALQTVGSNLITRADGIIILLFFAVFLYYIFEVVRKSRKITTVEQQTSNETWGKNVFFTILGLGAIIFGGDLVVKNSTEIAYAFGMSETLVGLTIVAIGTSLPELVTSITAALKKQSEIALGNIIGSNIFNILFVLGTTAVITPLAVSSKIFIDIFLMIAFTILLLIFSRTRFVVGKYEGIMLASAYVLYLIFIIMRN, from the coding sequence ATGAACTATATTTTAATGCTTGTTGGATTTGGACTACTAATAAAAGGCGCGGATTTGTTTGTTACAGGATCATCAAATATCGCAACCTTGTTGCGTGTACCACCTATCTTAATTGGGCTAACAATTGTTGCTTTTGGAACTAGTTCGCCTGAAGCAACGGTAAGTATTATTGCTGCTTTAGAGGGCAGTAGTGATGTTGCATTAGGTAATGTTATTGGTAGTAATATTTTTAATATTACGTTAGTAATTGGCTTGACTGCTTTTATAAATCCTTTAAAAGTAGAGAGTGAAACAATTAGAAAGGAAATTCCCTTTGCCCTTTTAGCAAGTGTTGTGCTACTAGTGCTAGTAAGTGATGTGGCACTTCAAACAGTTGGTTCTAATTTAATAACACGTGCTGACGGCATTATCATTTTATTGTTTTTTGCTGTTTTTCTGTACTATATTTTTGAGGTTGTTCGAAAAAGTCGTAAAATAACAACTGTTGAACAACAAACATCCAATGAAACATGGGGAAAAAACGTATTCTTTACCATATTAGGTCTTGGGGCGATTATTTTTGGCGGAGATTTAGTAGTTAAAAATAGCACAGAAATTGCTTACGCATTTGGAATGAGTGAAACATTGGTTGGATTAACAATTGTAGCGATCGGGACGTCCTTACCTGAATTAGTTACATCTATTACTGCAGCTCTAAAAAAACAAAGTGAGATTGCACTTGGAAACATTATTGGAAGTAATATTTTCAATATTTTATTTGTATTGGGAACGACCGCAGTAATCACGCCTCTAGCTGTTAGTAGTAAAATATTTATAGATATTTTTCTTATGATTGCATTTACTATTCTTCTATTAATATTTTCAAGAACCCGGTTTGTAGTTGGAAAATATGAAGGAATAATGCTTGCTTCAGCATATGTTTTGTATTTAATTTTCATCATTATGCGTAATTGA
- a CDS encoding ABC transporter permease, with translation MDLFVDGFIKAFQMLLSGDREIYEITATTLKVCLTAIFFSTIVGIPLGVLLGLKSFVGKKIVLVLVNIGMGLPPVVAGLYITMLLWRSGPLGSFGLLYTTHAIIIAQIVVSLPIIIGLTSAAFQQIDQKMLIQIRALGATNLQRLGLLLRETKLAIIAAIMAGFGRVLAEVGAAMMVGGNIKGDTRILTTSMVMEVSKGNFDVAIALSLILMTLAFMIMFILTSLQQRKQRV, from the coding sequence ATGGATCTTTTTGTAGATGGATTTATAAAAGCATTTCAAATGTTACTAAGTGGTGATCGGGAAATTTATGAAATCACCGCGACAACTCTTAAGGTTTGTTTAACCGCGATATTTTTTAGTACGATTGTCGGGATTCCACTTGGAGTTTTGTTGGGGTTGAAGAGCTTCGTGGGGAAAAAAATCGTGCTCGTACTGGTTAATATTGGCATGGGTTTACCACCAGTTGTCGCTGGACTTTATATTACAATGCTTTTATGGCGCTCGGGCCCGTTAGGTTCTTTCGGACTGCTTTACACGACACATGCAATCATTATCGCGCAAATTGTCGTATCATTACCAATTATTATTGGTCTTACTTCGGCTGCATTTCAACAGATTGATCAAAAAATGTTGATCCAGATTAGAGCACTTGGTGCAACGAATCTGCAAAGGTTAGGCTTATTGCTTCGAGAAACAAAACTAGCAATTATCGCGGCAATTATGGCTGGCTTTGGGCGTGTTCTCGCGGAAGTAGGAGCTGCGATGATGGTTGGAGGAAATATTAAAGGCGATACACGAATTTTAACGACATCGATGGTGATGGAAGTTTCAAAAGGAAATTTTGATGTAGCGATTGCGCTTTCACTTATTTTAATGACATTAGCATTTATGATTATGTTTATACTAACGTCACTCCAACAAAGGAAGCAGCGTGTATGA
- a CDS encoding ATP-binding cassette domain-containing protein: MKILQLQNVKVVAGKQTLLNIADFSLEQGDLVGVIGPNGAGKSTLLKILSFLQAPTEGTVFYKGEAMHADQLPLEIRRKFAVALQQSLLFDMNVFSNVAIGLKLRNVSKKEINDRVAYWLEKFNITHLAKKNAHSLSGGEAQRVNLARALILNPEVLYLDEPFSALDFPTKADLIQELKVILQETNTTTFFVSHDLLEIKHLTKNLLVIIDGEINQFGETKSVIHEPNELAAPFLKKWKELFTL, encoded by the coding sequence ATGAAAATTTTACAATTACAAAATGTAAAGGTTGTTGCTGGTAAACAAACCCTTTTAAATATAGCAGATTTTTCTTTAGAACAAGGTGATTTAGTCGGAGTCATTGGACCAAACGGTGCTGGAAAAAGTACGTTATTAAAAATTTTATCGTTTTTGCAAGCGCCAACCGAGGGGACAGTATTTTATAAAGGTGAAGCAATGCATGCTGATCAACTTCCTCTAGAAATAAGACGTAAGTTTGCAGTTGCCCTGCAACAATCGCTCTTATTTGATATGAATGTCTTTAGTAATGTTGCGATTGGTTTGAAATTGAGAAATGTTTCTAAAAAAGAAATAAACGACAGAGTAGCTTATTGGTTGGAGAAATTTAATATCACTCACCTTGCAAAAAAAAATGCCCACTCTTTATCAGGTGGAGAAGCGCAACGGGTCAATTTAGCAAGGGCATTAATTTTAAATCCAGAAGTACTCTATCTTGATGAACCATTTTCGGCGCTCGACTTTCCGACAAAAGCCGATTTAATTCAAGAATTAAAAGTAATATTACAGGAGACAAACACAACTACCTTTTTTGTCAGTCATGATCTTTTGGAAATTAAACATTTAACGAAGAACTTACTGGTGATTATTGATGGGGAAATCAACCAATTTGGAGAAACGAAATCAGTCATTCATGAGCCAAACGAGCTGGCAGCACCTTTCCTGAAGAAGTGGAAAGAGCTTTTTACACTGTGA
- a CDS encoding substrate-binding domain-containing protein: MTDQTYTADEIAKMFKVSKHTVYELIKRGELNAFKVGSKMRISPDEVDRYKKRTRAYESKASQPTVHQQPSLSNTIRLSGSHDFLVEHLTKYVSQHTDLQIQPTYIGSLEGLMMIYRGTADVAAIHLLDPNSKQYNIPFIKQFFIHEKISVIRFASREQGFIVAENNPKRIIGFRDLTRNEVSFINRQKGSGTRFLFDTFLMQYGIDPKDVKGYQSEEWNHLATASHISRGSADVGFGIRSAAEQLGLDFVSVTEEEFDLVFRWTEENKRELENLYELICSEEFKASISELPGYKITNLGEIKYSTID, from the coding sequence ATGACAGATCAAACATATACAGCAGATGAAATTGCGAAGATGTTTAAGGTTTCTAAGCATACAGTATATGAGCTCATCAAAAGGGGCGAGCTAAATGCTTTTAAGGTAGGAAGTAAAATGAGAATTAGCCCCGACGAAGTCGATCGTTACAAAAAAAGAACTAGAGCTTACGAAAGCAAAGCTAGTCAACCTACTGTTCACCAACAACCTTCACTTTCAAATACGATTAGGCTTTCTGGTAGTCATGACTTTCTAGTAGAGCATTTAACAAAGTATGTTAGTCAACATACGGATCTCCAAATTCAACCAACTTATATAGGTAGTCTAGAAGGTTTAATGATGATTTACCGAGGTACTGCAGATGTGGCAGCAATTCACCTATTAGATCCAAATTCGAAACAATACAATATTCCGTTTATTAAACAATTTTTTATACATGAAAAAATATCAGTTATCCGATTTGCTTCAAGAGAGCAGGGGTTTATTGTCGCAGAAAATAATCCGAAAAGAATTATTGGTTTTCGGGACTTAACTAGGAACGAGGTTAGTTTTATTAACAGGCAAAAAGGTTCGGGAACGAGATTTTTGTTTGATACATTTTTGATGCAATATGGAATTGATCCTAAAGATGTTAAAGGTTATCAAAGTGAAGAGTGGAACCATTTAGCAACTGCTTCTCATATTAGTCGTGGAAGTGCCGATGTCGGTTTTGGGATCAGGTCAGCGGCTGAGCAGTTAGGATTAGACTTTGTTTCGGTAACAGAAGAGGAATTTGATCTTGTTTTCCGCTGGACAGAGGAGAATAAGCGTGAACTTGAAAACTTATATGAGCTAATTTGTTCTGAGGAATTTAAGGCTAGTATTTCAGAACTCCCAGGGTACAAGATTACAAATCTAGGGGAAATAAAATATTCGACAATTGATTAG
- a CDS encoding spore germination protein — translation MSKNKTEDKELNELLKNGVLLRKTFSEKISEIKVIFGESSDFTVRQLGNDEQVKIAILYFDTLAEKQFIEEFVVKEYKEYLQANKGIGAEENVSNLFISQLKISSVKEAVEQLLEGNSVILIENIEGGFVAKSEGGERRGVSEPVNTTLVRGSHEAFNESLSTNIGLLRKRINNYKFRVDILKIGKETNTPVAIVYINGIAKKELVSEIKQRLEDIEIDSVLESYNLQECIEDYQGYTPFPTMFDSELPDQIAGGLLEGRIAILTEGTPIALLAPVTMNLFLSSNEDYYQRYDIASFLRVLRTVTFQISLSFPAFYIVLLTFHQEMIPTSLLIALTGQREGVPFSVAIEVLLMELTFEILREAGLRLPKSIGSAVSIVGGLVLGQAVVEAGLVGAGTVITVALTAISSACTPSYSLAIAARLIRLVLIFFGAALGGFGLMFGLIFVFVHLNTLRSLGVPYLAPVIPFHKHGWYDAFFRMPNKSRKFRPEEIVGENKQRVANKK, via the coding sequence ATGTCTAAAAATAAAACTGAAGATAAAGAATTAAATGAACTTCTCAAAAATGGCGTATTGTTGAGAAAAACATTTTCGGAAAAAATTTCTGAAATAAAGGTAATCTTTGGAGAAAGTAGTGATTTTACTGTTCGTCAATTAGGTAACGATGAACAGGTCAAAATAGCGATCCTGTACTTTGATACGTTAGCTGAAAAGCAATTTATAGAAGAATTTGTTGTAAAAGAATATAAAGAATATTTGCAAGCCAATAAAGGAATCGGTGCTGAAGAAAATGTAAGCAACTTATTTATATCACAATTAAAAATATCCTCTGTAAAAGAAGCTGTTGAACAGCTTTTAGAAGGGAATTCGGTCATATTAATTGAGAATATTGAGGGAGGATTTGTTGCTAAATCAGAAGGTGGGGAGCGAAGAGGAGTATCAGAACCAGTAAATACAACGCTAGTGCGCGGTTCTCATGAGGCTTTCAATGAGTCACTTAGCACAAACATTGGTTTACTACGAAAGAGAATTAATAATTATAAATTTCGTGTAGATATATTAAAAATTGGTAAAGAAACGAACACTCCTGTTGCGATTGTTTACATTAACGGAATTGCAAAAAAAGAACTTGTATCAGAAATAAAACAACGGTTAGAAGACATTGAAATTGATTCTGTATTGGAATCTTATAATCTTCAAGAATGTATTGAAGATTATCAAGGGTATACACCTTTTCCGACAATGTTTGACTCAGAATTGCCAGATCAAATAGCTGGTGGGTTATTGGAAGGACGAATTGCTATTCTGACAGAAGGAACTCCAATTGCGCTATTAGCGCCTGTAACAATGAATTTATTTCTGAGCTCCAATGAAGATTATTATCAACGATACGATATAGCATCTTTTTTAAGGGTTTTAAGGACAGTAACTTTTCAAATATCGCTCTCTTTTCCAGCATTTTATATAGTTTTGCTGACTTTTCATCAAGAAATGATCCCTACTTCATTACTTATTGCTTTAACAGGACAAAGGGAGGGTGTACCATTTTCTGTTGCTATAGAAGTACTCTTAATGGAACTAACATTTGAAATTCTAAGAGAGGCAGGGTTACGGCTCCCCAAATCTATTGGTTCAGCAGTTAGTATCGTTGGGGGTTTAGTTTTGGGACAAGCAGTAGTTGAGGCTGGGTTAGTCGGTGCAGGAACAGTAATTACAGTTGCACTAACCGCTATTTCATCTGCCTGCACACCTTCTTATAGCCTTGCAATTGCAGCTAGGCTAATTCGCTTAGTACTAATTTTCTTTGGCGCGGCACTCGGTGGTTTTGGCTTAATGTTTGGTTTGATTTTTGTGTTTGTTCATTTAAATACGTTACGTTCTTTGGGTGTACCCTATCTTGCACCTGTGATTCCTTTTCATAAGCATGGTTGGTATGATGCGTTTTTTCGAATGCCAAACAAAAGTAGAAAGTTTCGTCCTGAAGAAATAGTTGGTGAAAATAAGCAGAGAGTTGCCAATAAGAAGTAA
- a CDS encoding Ger(x)C family spore germination protein → MKIIKLFLIFIYSLILVGCWNKHEINEIAIVIGVGIDKIEDQYVVTAQVIKPLPKGGGGGEDLSTWSITSRDITVGNAINELSSISPRPLYWPHLQIIIFSEAVAKEGLGQVISWFTRDRDSRAGAYVVVTRGKAEDLLNQTIELGEMPAKSMASFLDTAEIRNISLNKLKLTNLASILSTPGNDGTLDVIALKEIRGEVETYQITGTAILKKDQLIGYLPIEIDDAVQMAKNEYERGVISTACPNEEGSYITFRITDFENELSLTFSKNIPTVKMNIFIEGNIIDQECPIDLLDPRNISEIEDLIKEEIQQMIQKAFNETAELGADVFGIGQEIRRKRPKVWTEIQDEDRIYLKDLKLEIHVDANIRRTGLIIDSTINKIK, encoded by the coding sequence ATGAAGATAATAAAATTATTTTTAATCTTTATATATAGTTTAATTTTAGTAGGGTGCTGGAATAAACATGAAATAAATGAAATTGCGATTGTTATTGGGGTGGGCATAGATAAAATTGAGGATCAATATGTTGTCACTGCCCAAGTGATCAAACCATTACCAAAAGGAGGCGGTGGTGGAGAAGATTTGTCAACATGGAGTATAACAAGTAGGGACATAACTGTTGGCAACGCAATAAATGAGTTAAGTAGTATTTCGCCACGCCCCCTATATTGGCCACATTTACAAATTATTATTTTTAGTGAGGCGGTTGCAAAAGAGGGGTTAGGGCAAGTAATTAGTTGGTTCACAAGAGATCGGGATAGTAGAGCAGGGGCTTATGTTGTTGTAACAAGAGGAAAGGCAGAAGATCTTCTCAACCAGACAATAGAATTAGGCGAAATGCCTGCAAAATCTATGGCTTCATTTCTGGACACGGCTGAAATACGAAATATTTCCTTGAATAAATTAAAGCTAACTAACCTTGCTAGTATTTTATCTACTCCAGGAAATGATGGAACATTAGATGTAATTGCGTTAAAGGAAATTCGTGGAGAGGTAGAAACTTACCAAATAACCGGAACTGCTATCTTGAAGAAGGACCAACTGATTGGTTATCTTCCAATTGAGATTGATGATGCTGTTCAGATGGCAAAGAATGAGTATGAACGAGGGGTAATTTCTACAGCTTGTCCAAACGAAGAAGGCTCTTATATAACATTTCGGATAACAGATTTTGAAAATGAGCTATCTTTAACATTTTCAAAAAATATACCAACTGTAAAAATGAATATTTTTATTGAGGGAAATATTATTGATCAAGAATGTCCAATAGATTTACTAGATCCAAGAAATATAAGTGAAATTGAGGATTTGATTAAAGAAGAAATACAGCAAATGATTCAAAAGGCGTTTAATGAAACGGCAGAGTTGGGTGCAGATGTTTTTGGAATCGGTCAGGAAATTAGAAGAAAACGGCCAAAGGTTTGGACGGAAATTCAAGATGAGGATCGGATATATCTTAAAGATCTAAAATTAGAAATACATGTAGATGCGAACATTCGTCGTACGGGGCTTATTATTGATTCTACGATAAATAAAATTAAATAA
- a CDS encoding substrate-binding domain-containing protein, giving the protein MKPNKTIKLYWLLLIMLVISACSDNNETTHKFAESNETDKKSELILATTTSTQDSGLLDVLIPIFEEKHNIHVKAIAVGTGQALAMGERGEVDALLTHAPVAEEKLVAEKAVINRKRVMYNDFIIVGPTEDLAAIKGETAEVAFQKIHSTGASFVSRGDDSGTHKIEQSLWDRVKLNPTDKSWYFETGQGMGSTLQISAERDGYILTDRATYLAHQKNFQHQVILVEGDVALLNVYHVMQVNEAKHSFVNGETSRMFVEFMVSDETQAIIEEFGKDVYGQALFLPYLE; this is encoded by the coding sequence ATGAAGCCTAATAAAACGATAAAGTTGTACTGGTTACTGCTAATCATGCTCGTAATTTCAGCGTGTTCAGATAATAATGAAACAACTCACAAATTTGCCGAAAGCAATGAAACCGACAAGAAATCTGAATTAATTTTAGCGACAACGACAAGTACCCAGGATAGTGGATTATTAGACGTTCTTATTCCGATTTTTGAGGAAAAACACAACATCCATGTCAAAGCGATTGCAGTTGGCACCGGACAAGCATTAGCAATGGGAGAGCGTGGTGAAGTAGATGCGTTACTGACCCATGCCCCTGTTGCTGAGGAAAAATTAGTAGCTGAAAAAGCAGTTATTAATAGAAAAAGAGTTATGTATAATGATTTTATTATTGTCGGTCCAACGGAGGATCTAGCGGCAATTAAAGGTGAAACGGCCGAAGTGGCTTTCCAAAAAATCCACTCTACAGGAGCAAGTTTCGTTTCACGGGGAGACGATTCTGGTACTCATAAAATAGAGCAATCACTTTGGGACAGGGTAAAACTAAATCCAACAGATAAAAGCTGGTACTTCGAAACAGGTCAAGGCATGGGCAGTACGTTGCAAATAAGTGCGGAACGCGATGGCTATATACTAACAGATCGGGCAACTTATTTAGCGCACCAGAAAAATTTCCAGCATCAGGTCATCCTTGTTGAAGGTGACGTGGCGTTATTAAATGTTTATCACGTGATGCAAGTTAATGAAGCAAAGCACTCATTTGTGAATGGAGAAACCAGTCGGATGTTTGTTGAGTTTATGGTTAGCGATGAAACGCAAGCGATTATTGAAGAGTTTGGTAAAGATGTTTACGGTCAAGCGTTGTTTCTTCCATATTTGGAATAA
- the ilvD gene encoding dihydroxy-acid dehydratase — protein MSENEELRIRSIDISEGENRSPNRAMLRAVGLSDEDFQKPMIGIASTWSEVTPCNIHIDKLAIQAKEGAKKGGGVPLIFNTITVSDGIAMGHEGMRYSLPSREVIADSVETVVGAERLDGLVAIGGCDKNMPGCMIAIGRLNIPAVFVYGGTIAPGKSKDGEDIDIVSVFEAVGQFNQGIISEAELKDIECQACPGAGSCGGMYTANTMASAIEAMGMSLPRSASNPAETSEKHDDCHKSGQAVVELLRKGIYPKDIMTKKAFENAISVVMALGGSTNAILHLLAIAHSVDVDLTLEDFERIRIKVPHLANLKPSGRYVMQDLHEVGGVSAVMKLLLAADLLHGDCLTVTGLTLAENLAEQEPLKADQVIIQPLDNPIRKTGPLFVLKGNLAPEGGVAKMSGLKVTKMTGPANVFDSEPQATEALLNNQIKEGDIVVIRYSGPKGGPGMPEMLSLTAIIVGKGLGEKIGLITDGRFSGGTHGLVVGHVSPEAQVGGPIALLKNGDIITIDSEAHELSVAISTEEMENRLKEWVAPPLRYSKGVLYKYAKLVSSAAIGAITDK, from the coding sequence ATGAGTGAAAATGAAGAGTTAAGAATACGCAGTATCGATATAAGTGAAGGTGAAAACCGCTCTCCTAATCGGGCGATGTTAAGAGCGGTAGGTTTAAGTGATGAAGATTTTCAAAAGCCGATGATTGGTATAGCAAGTACTTGGAGTGAAGTGACACCTTGTAATATACATATAGACAAACTAGCAATACAGGCCAAGGAAGGTGCAAAAAAAGGCGGCGGTGTTCCGTTAATTTTTAACACGATTACTGTATCAGATGGTATAGCAATGGGTCATGAAGGAATGCGTTATTCATTACCAAGTCGAGAAGTAATTGCTGATTCCGTAGAAACTGTGGTAGGTGCTGAACGTCTTGATGGATTAGTTGCAATTGGTGGTTGCGATAAAAATATGCCCGGTTGCATGATTGCAATTGGTCGTCTAAATATCCCAGCTGTCTTTGTTTATGGCGGAACTATCGCCCCAGGGAAATCAAAAGATGGCGAAGATATTGACATTGTTTCCGTTTTTGAAGCAGTTGGACAATTTAATCAAGGGATTATTAGCGAAGCAGAATTAAAAGATATTGAATGTCAAGCTTGCCCTGGTGCTGGCTCTTGTGGCGGAATGTACACAGCTAATACGATGGCATCCGCTATCGAAGCAATGGGAATGAGTCTTCCTAGAAGTGCCTCCAATCCAGCAGAAACATCTGAGAAACATGATGACTGCCATAAATCTGGTCAAGCAGTAGTTGAGCTACTTCGTAAAGGTATTTATCCAAAAGATATTATGACAAAAAAGGCATTTGAAAATGCGATCAGCGTTGTTATGGCGCTTGGAGGATCAACCAATGCCATCTTGCACCTTTTAGCGATTGCCCATTCTGTAGATGTCGATCTTACTTTAGAAGACTTTGAACGTATCCGGATAAAAGTGCCTCATCTTGCTAATTTAAAGCCTAGTGGACGTTATGTTATGCAAGATCTCCACGAAGTAGGAGGGGTTTCCGCAGTTATGAAATTGCTTCTTGCGGCAGACCTACTCCACGGTGATTGTTTAACAGTTACCGGGTTGACACTTGCCGAAAATCTCGCTGAGCAAGAACCATTAAAAGCCGATCAAGTAATTATTCAGCCATTAGATAATCCAATTCGTAAGACCGGACCGCTTTTTGTTTTGAAAGGGAATTTAGCTCCTGAAGGCGGTGTTGCAAAAATGTCTGGTTTAAAAGTAACCAAGATGACTGGACCTGCTAATGTTTTTGATTCAGAGCCCCAAGCAACTGAAGCCTTATTGAACAATCAAATAAAAGAGGGAGATATCGTTGTAATTCGCTATTCTGGCCCTAAAGGAGGACCAGGCATGCCTGAGATGTTGTCGCTTACGGCAATCATTGTCGGTAAAGGCTTAGGTGAAAAAATAGGTTTAATTACTGACGGAAGATTTTCTGGCGGAACTCACGGCTTAGTAGTTGGGCATGTATCACCTGAAGCACAAGTAGGTGGTCCAATTGCACTGCTAAAAAATGGTGATATAATAACCATCGATAGTGAAGCACATGAACTTTCCGTAGCTATATCAACAGAAGAGATGGAAAATCGTTTGAAGGAATGGGTCGCCCCACCACTTCGTTATTCTAAAGGTGTTCTCTATAAATATGCGAAATTAGTCTCATCTGCAGCAATTGGAGCCATCACTGATAAGTAA
- a CDS encoding CoA pyrophosphatase: MSELVQEREAAPADKIIFEGNDNMYDLSYVQKQLLNRETGILGSSDSMKSAVILPLVYVNQELSILFEVRSKTLSKQPGEICFPGGKIDPIDENAQAAAVRELSEEIGIAINAVEIVAPLDILVTPFRGIIYPFVGILKNLEDIKINPNEVDHIFTVPLSFFRNYQPQKHTMRMKFETGEGFPLKKIANNKQYSTNRYSDFSESFYYYKEYVIWGLTARILTHFIEIMVQSDKKKDS, encoded by the coding sequence GTGTCTGAACTAGTCCAAGAAAGAGAAGCGGCTCCAGCTGATAAAATAATTTTCGAAGGGAATGATAATATGTACGATCTTTCTTATGTTCAAAAGCAACTATTAAATAGGGAAACTGGGATTTTAGGAAGTTCAGACTCTATGAAATCAGCTGTGATCCTTCCACTTGTTTATGTAAATCAAGAACTTTCCATTCTTTTTGAAGTCCGTTCCAAAACACTAAGCAAACAACCAGGAGAAATATGTTTTCCAGGCGGTAAAATAGATCCGATTGATGAAAATGCTCAAGCAGCTGCTGTTCGAGAGCTAAGTGAGGAAATTGGAATAGCTATAAATGCGGTGGAGATTGTGGCTCCTCTTGATATATTAGTCACACCTTTTCGAGGTATTATCTACCCGTTTGTTGGAATTTTAAAAAATTTAGAAGATATTAAAATCAACCCAAATGAAGTCGATCATATTTTTACCGTCCCACTTTCTTTCTTTAGAAACTATCAACCACAAAAACACACGATGCGAATGAAATTTGAAACAGGAGAAGGATTCCCTTTAAAGAAAATTGCAAATAATAAACAGTATAGCACCAATAGATATAGTGATTTTTCTGAATCCTTTTATTACTATAAGGAATATGTAATATGGGGTTTAACAGCACGCATTTTAACTCATTTCATTGAAATCATGGTCCAATCCGATAAAAAGAAAGATTCTTAA
- a CDS encoding MFS transporter: MMKQNKNPPLKLPFYYGWMIVFLAAMTIFFSGPGQTYSISIFIDAYLSHFGWSSTLISTMYLFATMLAGFLLFIVGRLVDKYGQRKMTVVTASLLGVACIFNSFILGPTMLFFGFFMLRLFGQGSLTLIPSTLVSQWFVSKRGRAFSFMTFGGFLSAAALPPFNAWLIDQVGWQTSWLVWSALLLLIFVPTAFVLIRNKPEDIGLLPDNLSVEDFDDTDLANSTIYEEAWTVKEARRTKEFWLLLFCVAVPSMVNTGIIFHFVPILAESSIGRTEAALVLSVMAIVAFPVTFLAGFIVEHVKVNYVLALSFLGQIGLMIMLVQTDSYTAALLFGVARGIVGGFEAISLGIIWPNYFGRANIGSIKGVAATIMVIGSAFGPLPFALAYDRFGSYQEILYVMMVFPFLAMIFAFISRKPVKIGG, from the coding sequence ATGATGAAACAGAATAAAAATCCTCCACTAAAATTACCATTTTATTATGGATGGATGATTGTCTTTTTGGCAGCAATGACAATTTTTTTCTCAGGACCTGGTCAAACGTATTCGATTTCTATTTTTATAGATGCCTATTTAAGTCACTTCGGTTGGAGTAGTACGTTAATTTCGACAATGTATTTATTCGCAACAATGTTGGCAGGCTTTCTTCTTTTTATTGTTGGTAGGTTGGTTGATAAATACGGGCAACGAAAAATGACGGTAGTGACTGCATCTTTGTTAGGTGTGGCATGTATTTTTAATAGTTTTATTTTGGGACCGACAATGTTGTTTTTTGGATTTTTCATGCTGCGTTTATTTGGTCAAGGATCGTTAACGCTAATTCCAAGTACACTTGTTTCACAGTGGTTTGTCAGTAAACGAGGGCGTGCATTCAGCTTTATGACATTTGGAGGCTTTTTAAGTGCGGCTGCTTTGCCGCCATTTAATGCGTGGCTAATAGATCAAGTTGGCTGGCAAACATCTTGGCTTGTCTGGTCTGCCCTACTTTTACTCATTTTTGTACCTACTGCATTTGTATTGATTCGAAATAAGCCTGAAGATATTGGATTACTTCCTGATAATTTATCGGTTGAGGACTTTGACGATACAGATTTGGCGAATTCAACTATTTATGAGGAAGCTTGGACTGTCAAAGAAGCAAGGAGAACAAAGGAGTTTTGGTTATTATTGTTTTGTGTAGCAGTGCCATCGATGGTCAATACAGGGATTATTTTTCATTTCGTTCCTATTTTAGCGGAAAGTAGTATTGGACGAACAGAAGCTGCTTTGGTACTAAGTGTAATGGCAATTGTCGCATTTCCAGTAACTTTTTTGGCAGGATTTATTGTTGAACATGTGAAGGTAAATTATGTCCTAGCATTATCATTTTTGGGCCAGATTGGGCTGATGATTATGCTAGTCCAGACAGATTCTTATACGGCGGCACTATTGTTTGGCGTTGCTCGTGGTATTGTAGGTGGATTTGAAGCTATTAGTCTAGGAATTATTTGGCCAAACTATTTTGGTCGCGCCAATATCGGTAGTATTAAAGGAGTTGCAGCGACAATTATGGTTATTGGTTCTGCTTTTGGGCCTTTGCCTTTTGCACTTGCTTACGATCGTTTTGGAAGCTACCAAGAAATCTTGTATGTGATGATGGTATTTCCTTTTTTGGCGATGATCTTTGCTTTTATTTCTAGAAAACCAGTCAAAATAGGGGGTTAA